The Streptomyces camelliae genome window below encodes:
- a CDS encoding helix-turn-helix domain-containing protein, which translates to MAARPDEDTAPVLPYGGDGAWEQQLLDHLRPAGRDLGRLVAWLARTTRAVVCLQDAHGRLLAGERLPLDAAVARDIAAGRVAAAALEDGVRHVRLVGIRHPGPGPAAGAVLAVARPAPFDRHAAEILNHTAGVLELLLRERELADAGRRLRRATADLRLAILQLLMVEDTVSARRVAAGLWPGLLEEDTARVYVVETSAAERDRLADACADSTEGRALVVRCPAMDGHVIVVGPSAEVGERLRSLVAGHPGTFLGGSPRQRLALTATAYGQAVTALAVARFRPERSAVYAARTRPAQLMDPAGVRTWAAGVLRPLDTLPHHVRAELLATTGLGLEFTAVSAAKVLGVSRNTVRARMDRVAGLLGADFSRLAVRAVAHLALNTEAAHGPYDPGGPAGHPADRDGLADLLGTRALRTWAEGLLGRLDEDGRDLRATLRAWTAADAHAERAAQTLGVHAQTVREHLRAAEGVLERRLTGGGTDLYETVLAHLVTGELPVPELGTTNREEPDSAVHG; encoded by the coding sequence GTGGCGGCCCGACCGGACGAGGACACGGCACCCGTGCTGCCGTACGGCGGCGACGGCGCCTGGGAGCAGCAGTTGCTGGACCATCTGCGGCCCGCCGGACGCGACCTCGGCCGGCTCGTCGCCTGGCTGGCCCGCACCACCCGGGCGGTCGTGTGCCTCCAGGACGCGCACGGCCGCCTGCTCGCCGGTGAGCGCCTGCCGCTCGATGCCGCCGTGGCCCGCGACATCGCCGCCGGCCGGGTCGCCGCCGCGGCCCTGGAAGACGGCGTACGGCATGTGCGGCTGGTCGGGATACGGCACCCGGGACCCGGCCCGGCGGCCGGAGCCGTGCTCGCCGTGGCCCGCCCGGCGCCCTTCGACCGGCACGCCGCCGAGATCCTCAACCACACCGCGGGCGTGCTGGAACTGCTGCTCAGGGAGCGGGAGCTGGCCGATGCCGGGCGGCGGCTGCGGCGGGCCACGGCCGATCTGCGCCTCGCGATCCTGCAACTGCTGATGGTGGAGGACACCGTCTCCGCCCGCCGGGTCGCCGCCGGGCTGTGGCCGGGGCTGCTGGAGGAGGACACCGCCCGCGTGTACGTCGTCGAGACCTCCGCCGCCGAACGCGACCGGCTCGCCGACGCCTGCGCGGACAGCACCGAGGGCCGGGCCCTCGTCGTGCGCTGCCCCGCGATGGACGGACACGTCATCGTCGTCGGCCCGTCGGCCGAGGTGGGGGAGCGGCTGCGGTCCCTCGTCGCCGGCCACCCCGGCACCTTCCTCGGCGGCAGCCCCCGCCAGCGCCTGGCCCTGACCGCCACCGCCTACGGACAGGCCGTCACCGCCCTGGCCGTCGCCCGCTTCCGGCCCGAACGGTCCGCGGTCTACGCCGCCCGCACCCGCCCCGCCCAGCTCATGGACCCGGCCGGAGTGCGCACCTGGGCCGCCGGGGTGCTGCGCCCGCTCGACACACTGCCGCACCATGTGCGGGCCGAACTGCTCGCCACCACCGGGCTGGGCCTGGAGTTCACCGCCGTCAGCGCCGCCAAGGTGCTCGGCGTCAGCCGGAACACGGTCCGTGCCCGGATGGACCGGGTCGCCGGCCTGCTCGGCGCCGACTTCTCCCGGCTCGCCGTCCGCGCCGTCGCCCATCTCGCCCTCAACACCGAGGCCGCGCACGGCCCGTACGACCCCGGCGGCCCCGCGGGCCATCCGGCGGACCGGGACGGGCTCGCGGACCTGCTCGGCACGCGGGCGCTGCGCACCTGGGCCGAGGGGCTCCTCGGCCGGCTCGACGAGGACGGCCGGGACCTGCGCGCCACCCTGCGCGCCTGGACAGCCGCCGACGCGCACGCCGAGCGCGCCGCCCAGACGCTCGGTGTCCACGCCCAGACCGTGCGCGAACATCTCCGGGCGGCCGAAGGTGTCCTGGAACGCCGGCTGACGGGCGGCGGCACCGATCTGTACGAGACCGTCCTCGCCCACCTGGTCACCGGCGAGCTGCCCGTACCCGAACTCGGTACGACGAACCGGGAGGAACCGGACTCGGCTGTGCACGGGTGA
- a CDS encoding PP2C family protein-serine/threonine phosphatase has translation MRGAPPPGWVRVLPVALLVGVSTATAVTPHARDLGFLLGAIPPLAVLSYGPLATAVLGAGVVAALNVPATHLNRPGNTDLLTIVFVAVLSVFVSYVRSRRDAQLDAERAIGEAVQRAVMPLLPQRVGSVECTGFYRAAQDGTLVGGDFFDVRDGPYGVRAVMGDVRGHGLSAVSTVVSLLGAFREAVLDQPDLESVAARMDRRLAVDSAGVPDGELFATGVLLEFSADGRAVRVVGCGHPAPVLLHEEHALEVTVAPGPPLGLGLLGVEPPKEITVALGPGDRLFLASDGVWEARDASDVFYPLPARLAALSGTGPATDLPGLVWQDLVRLRYEVRDDVSMLVLAPGSADAPN, from the coding sequence TTGCGCGGGGCGCCGCCGCCGGGGTGGGTACGGGTGCTGCCCGTGGCGCTGCTCGTCGGCGTCAGCACCGCCACCGCGGTCACCCCGCACGCCCGCGACCTCGGCTTCCTGCTGGGCGCCATCCCGCCACTGGCGGTCCTGTCGTACGGCCCGCTGGCGACCGCCGTCCTCGGTGCCGGAGTGGTCGCGGCGCTGAACGTCCCGGCCACTCATCTGAACCGTCCCGGCAACACCGACCTGCTCACCATCGTCTTCGTGGCCGTGCTGAGCGTGTTCGTGTCGTACGTGCGCAGTCGCCGGGACGCCCAGCTGGACGCCGAGCGGGCGATCGGCGAGGCCGTGCAGCGCGCCGTGATGCCACTGCTGCCGCAGCGGGTCGGAAGCGTGGAGTGCACGGGTTTCTACCGGGCCGCGCAGGACGGGACGCTGGTCGGCGGGGACTTCTTCGACGTGCGCGACGGGCCGTACGGGGTGCGCGCGGTGATGGGGGACGTCCGGGGACACGGGCTGTCGGCGGTCTCCACGGTCGTGTCCCTGCTGGGTGCCTTCCGGGAGGCCGTGCTGGACCAGCCGGACCTGGAGTCGGTGGCCGCGCGGATGGACCGCCGGCTGGCGGTGGACTCGGCGGGTGTGCCGGACGGGGAGCTGTTCGCCACCGGCGTGCTGCTGGAGTTCTCCGCCGACGGGCGGGCGGTGCGGGTGGTGGGCTGCGGTCATCCGGCCCCCGTCCTGCTGCACGAGGAGCACGCCCTGGAGGTGACGGTCGCGCCGGGGCCACCACTGGGCCTCGGGCTGCTCGGCGTCGAACCGCCGAAGGAGATCACCGTGGCGCTCGGGCCGGGCGACCGGTTGTTCCTGGCCTCCGACGGGGTGTGGGAGGCGCGGGACGCCAGCGACGTCTTCTATCCGCTGCCGGCGCGGCTGGCCGCCCTGAGCGGTACCGGGCCCGCCACCGACCTGCCCGGACTGGTCTGGCAGGACCTGGTGCGGCTGCGGTACGAGGTCCGGGACGACGTCTCCATGCTGGTGCTGGCCCCCGGCTCGGCGGACGCCCCCAATTGA
- the tgmA gene encoding putative ATP-grasp-modified RiPP gives MQPFTLNYARPAVQLDVTTPYAYDSGLQLNVLPDGRIAATDHATLRALGTTTSTAGSKTHFDD, from the coding sequence ATGCAACCGTTCACGCTCAACTACGCGCGCCCCGCTGTGCAGTTGGACGTCACCACTCCGTATGCGTATGACTCCGGACTGCAGTTGAACGTCCTCCCGGACGGGCGGATCGCCGCCACCGACCACGCGACCCTGAGGGCTCTGGGGACCACGACGTCGACCGCCGGTTCCAAGACGCACTTCGACGACTGA
- a CDS encoding serine hydrolase domain-containing protein, whose product MSQSSARLLRGATVAVTVGTLLAPPAAAPVWATPASAPAAPATGSPGPSPSGPAVRDLTPVVARQLDAAVRKVMREADIPGATVGIWTPGQPSYVRSFGVADTSTGRRMTPDLYMRIGSETKTFTVSALLQLVDRKKVGLDDPIGKYVDGVPGGDRITLRQLADMRSGLFNYSADPGFVKELTSHPQRGFTPRQLLAYSFKHPVLFPPGQKFSYCNTNLILLGLVVEKQSGQRLGDYIEQHVTDPAGMRDTLFPTGNEFPSPHAQGYTEQTANGEVADAADWNPSWGWAAGAMISTLENLRIWARTVATGQFPDGERMISAATQQQRLITPQTGTIKGAGYGLGIFDVQGWIGHNGSLPGYESLTVHLPSTRTTLVVLLNTDTDYQGQEPTTVLGRAITTIITPAHVYNLPVTPTG is encoded by the coding sequence ATGTCGCAATCGTCCGCACGCCTGCTGAGGGGGGCGACGGTGGCCGTCACGGTGGGGACGCTGCTGGCACCGCCCGCCGCCGCGCCCGTATGGGCAACGCCGGCTTCCGCACCCGCCGCACCGGCCACCGGGTCACCCGGCCCCTCCCCCTCGGGACCGGCCGTCCGCGACCTCACGCCGGTCGTGGCACGCCAACTGGACGCCGCCGTACGGAAGGTGATGCGCGAGGCGGACATTCCCGGCGCCACCGTCGGCATCTGGACGCCGGGGCAGCCGAGTTACGTCCGCTCGTTCGGTGTGGCCGACACGAGCACGGGCCGCAGGATGACGCCCGACCTGTACATGCGCATCGGCAGCGAGACCAAGACGTTCACCGTGTCCGCGCTGCTGCAGCTGGTCGACCGGAAGAAGGTCGGTCTCGACGACCCGATCGGCAAGTACGTCGACGGGGTGCCGGGAGGCGACCGGATCACGCTGCGGCAGCTCGCGGACATGCGCAGCGGGCTGTTCAACTACTCCGCGGACCCGGGCTTCGTCAAGGAGCTCACCTCGCATCCGCAACGGGGCTTCACACCCCGGCAGTTGCTCGCCTACTCCTTCAAGCATCCGGTGCTGTTCCCGCCGGGGCAGAAGTTCTCCTACTGCAACACCAACCTCATCCTGCTCGGCCTGGTGGTGGAGAAGCAGAGCGGGCAGCGCCTCGGGGACTACATCGAGCAGCACGTCACCGATCCGGCCGGCATGCGGGACACGCTCTTCCCGACGGGCAACGAGTTCCCCAGCCCGCACGCGCAGGGCTACACCGAGCAGACGGCGAACGGCGAGGTCGCCGACGCGGCCGACTGGAACCCGTCCTGGGGCTGGGCGGCCGGCGCGATGATCTCGACCCTGGAGAATCTGCGGATCTGGGCGCGTACCGTCGCCACGGGCCAATTCCCCGACGGCGAACGGATGATCAGCGCCGCCACCCAGCAACAGCGGCTGATCACACCGCAGACCGGCACGATCAAGGGCGCCGGATACGGCCTGGGCATCTTCGACGTGCAGGGCTGGATCGGCCACAACGGCTCCCTGCCGGGTTACGAGTCCCTGACGGTCCACCTGCCGTCGACGCGGACGACGCTCGTCGTGCTGCTCAACACCGACACCGACTACCAGGGCCAGGAGCCCACCACGGTGCTGGGCAGGGCGATCACGACGATCATCACCCCCGCCCACGTCTACAACCTCCCGGTCACACCCACGGGTTGA
- the tgmB gene encoding ATP-grasp ribosomal peptide maturase — protein MTVLILTSEEDVTADMVVLRLGEAGVPVVRLDPADLTNGVALSGEYVQGACRGHLSVGGRLVSMSGLRSVWVRRPGTAAARAVHPSAWLTEESAQALYGMLRCTDARWMNHPDAAQRARHKPWQLRHAQHCGLPVPATLITTFPQAAREFAARYPDLVVKPVSGAHPQEPPRAVPTSRVAPDTDFAAVAFGPTLLQRRIAKRADVRLTVVGDTLLAARKPTAPDAHPDDVDVRFAPSVSPWLPAQVPPSVAEGVRRYMRGAELAYGAFDFAEDADGIWWFLECNQSGQFGFVEMDTGQPIAATIANWLAAGGDSDVRCAKGDRSAAS, from the coding sequence ATGACCGTGCTCATCCTGACCAGTGAAGAGGACGTGACGGCGGACATGGTGGTCCTCCGGCTCGGCGAGGCCGGCGTGCCCGTCGTCCGGCTCGACCCCGCCGATCTGACCAACGGGGTGGCGCTGTCGGGCGAGTACGTGCAGGGCGCCTGCCGTGGACATCTGTCCGTCGGCGGGCGCCTGGTGAGCATGAGCGGCCTGCGCTCCGTCTGGGTGCGCAGGCCGGGTACCGCGGCCGCCCGCGCCGTCCACCCGTCGGCCTGGCTGACGGAGGAGTCCGCGCAGGCGCTGTACGGCATGCTGCGGTGCACCGACGCGCGCTGGATGAACCATCCCGACGCCGCCCAGCGCGCCCGGCACAAGCCCTGGCAGCTGCGTCACGCCCAGCACTGCGGCCTGCCGGTGCCGGCCACGCTGATCACGACATTCCCGCAGGCGGCGCGGGAGTTCGCCGCGCGCTACCCGGACCTGGTGGTCAAGCCGGTCTCCGGTGCGCATCCGCAGGAGCCGCCGCGCGCGGTGCCGACCAGCCGGGTCGCGCCGGACACGGACTTCGCGGCGGTCGCCTTCGGTCCGACACTGCTGCAGCGGCGGATCGCCAAGCGGGCCGACGTCCGGCTCACCGTCGTCGGCGACACCCTGCTGGCCGCGCGCAAGCCCACCGCCCCCGACGCGCACCCCGACGACGTGGACGTCCGGTTCGCCCCGTCGGTCTCCCCGTGGCTGCCCGCTCAGGTGCCGCCGAGCGTCGCGGAGGGCGTGCGGCGGTACATGAGGGGCGCGGAACTCGCGTACGGCGCATTCGACTTCGCCGAGGACGCGGACGGGATCTGGTGGTTCCTGGAGTGCAACCAGTCGGGCCAGTTCGGGTTCGTGGAGATGGACACAGGTCAGCCCATCGCCGCCACGATCGCCAACTGGCTTGCCGCGGGCGGGGATTCTGACGTCAGGTGTGCGAAGGGCGACCGGAGCGCAGCATCTTGA
- a CDS encoding Gfo/Idh/MocA family protein — protein sequence MRIGLLGTGPWARAAYAPALAGHTGLRFAGVWGRRPSAARELAERYDVTAYDDADALLADVDAVAVALPPSVQAELAVRAARAGRHLLLDKPLALSVAEARSVVAAVDRAGVASVVFFTARFQKEPEAWIEEQAAVAGWFTARAQWLGAVFTSDSPFADSPWRREKGALWDVGPHALSVLLPVLGDVRQVVAAAHGPADTVHLVLDHATGASSTLTLSLTAPPAAAGADVELRGEAGVTVLPGSSEGAVPALTRAADALLTAARTGRPHACDAAFGLRVTEILATAQSHLATTTA from the coding sequence ATGCGCATCGGACTGCTGGGAACGGGCCCGTGGGCCCGGGCGGCCTACGCCCCCGCGCTCGCCGGACACACCGGCCTGCGGTTCGCGGGGGTGTGGGGGCGCCGGCCGTCGGCGGCCAGGGAACTGGCGGAGCGGTACGACGTCACGGCGTACGACGACGCGGACGCGCTGCTGGCCGACGTGGACGCGGTGGCGGTGGCCCTGCCGCCGTCCGTGCAGGCGGAGCTGGCGGTGCGGGCGGCGCGGGCGGGCCGTCATCTGCTGCTGGACAAGCCGCTGGCGTTGTCGGTCGCCGAGGCCCGGTCGGTCGTGGCGGCCGTGGACCGGGCCGGGGTGGCGTCGGTGGTCTTCTTCACCGCACGCTTCCAGAAGGAGCCGGAGGCCTGGATCGAGGAGCAGGCGGCCGTGGCGGGCTGGTTCACGGCGCGGGCGCAATGGCTGGGGGCGGTGTTCACGTCCGACAGCCCGTTCGCGGACTCGCCGTGGCGGCGGGAGAAGGGTGCGCTGTGGGACGTGGGCCCGCACGCCCTGTCCGTTCTGCTGCCGGTCCTGGGTGACGTACGGCAGGTGGTGGCGGCGGCGCACGGTCCCGCCGACACCGTCCACCTGGTCCTCGACCACGCCACCGGCGCCTCCAGCACGCTCACGCTGAGCCTGACGGCGCCGCCGGCCGCCGCCGGGGCCGATGTGGAGTTGAGGGGCGAGGCGGGGGTGACGGTTCTCCCCGGCAGCTCCGAGGGCGCGGTCCCCGCGCTCACCCGGGCGGCCGACGCCCTGCTGACCGCCGCCCGCACGGGCCGCCCGCACGCCTGCGACGCCGCGTTCGGCCTCCGCGTCACCGAGATCCTGGCAACGGCGCAGAGCCACTTGGCCACCACCACAGCCTGA